TCATCACGCGGCCGGAGAAAGGAACATCGTACGTGCTGCGCATGTTGCGCTTCATATTTTCAGGGAATACCGTCAAGTTCTTGATGATGTTGCCCAGGCGGTTCAGCATGTAGTTCAGCAGCTGCGTAGCGTCCGGAAGAATGATGCGCTCTACGGAGGAGTGCGAAATATCGCGCTCGTGCCACAGCGTCACGTTCTCGTAAGCGGAAACCATGTGACCGCGGATCACGCGGGACAGGCCGGAAATGCTTTCGCAGCCGATCGGATTACGCTTGTGCGGCATAGCGGAGGAACCTTTTTGACCTTTAGCAAACGGTTCTTCAACTTCACGGAACTCACTCTTTTGCAGTGCGCGGATTTCAGTTGCGAATTTATCCAGTGACGTAGCTACCAGAGCTAGCGTCGCCATGTATTCAGCGTGACGGTCACGCTGCAGCGTTTGTGTGGAAATCGGAGCTGCTTTCGTGCCCAATTTGCCGCAAACATATTGCTCAACGAATGGGTCGATGTTCGCGTAAGTACCAACTGCGCCGGAGATTTTACCGTACTGCACGCCGTCAGCCGCATAGCGGAAACGCTCCAGGTTACGCTTCATTTCCTCGTACCACAAAGCCATTTTCAAACCGAATGTCGTCGGCTCTGCATGTACCCCATGCGTTCTGCCCATCATGGCCGTATGCTTGTATTGCTGTGCTTTTTCTTTCAAAATCTCGATGAAGTTCTGGATGTCCTTCTCCAAAATTTCGTTCGCCTGTCTAAGCAGGTAACCCAGCGCTGTATCTACAACGTCTGTGGAAGTCAAACCGTAATGCACCCATTTGCGCTCAGGTCCAAGCGTCTCGGAAACCGCTCTGGTAAAAGCGATCACATCATGGCGGGTCTCCTGCTCGATTTCATAGATCCGATCAATGTTGAAGCTTGCTTTCTCGCGAAGTACCGCTACATCTTCCTTCGGGATCACACCTAGCTCCGACCACGCTTCACATGAAAGAATCTCAACCTCTAGCCATGCCTTAAATTTGTTCTCTTCTGTCCAAATGCGCGCCATTTCGGGGCGTGTATAACGTTCAATCATTGCCGTTCCTCCATTTATTCATTTACTTACTTTCCCAAATGCCTTTGCGTTCTATCCATGCAAGCGCCTGTTCCACATCACTGGCAAGTACGTTGATATGGCCCATTTTGCGTTTTTCCTTCGCTTCCTTCTTGCCGTACAGATGAACCTTAGCACTAACGCCAAGCTCTTCATCCTCCAAAAATCCAGGTTGGTCGATCTGCTCCAAAAGTGGATCTACGTGTTCACCCAGCAAATTCACCATCACCACCGGCGACATCAGCTCCGTCGAACCTAGCGGCAGATTGCAAATCGCGCGAACATGCTGCTCAAATTGCGAGGTGCGGCAAGCTTCCATCGTGTAGTGCCCGGAGTTGTGCGGGCGCGGGGCAAGCTCGTTGACATAGAGCTGACCGTCCTTGGTCAGGAACAGCTCCACCGCGATCAACCCGATGACGCCAAGCGAATCCGCAATGCGCATCGCCAGCTTCTCGGCTTCCTTCTGAATCTCGGCTGAGATGCGAGCCGGAACGATCGAGAG
This genomic window from Paenibacillus hexagrammi contains:
- the purB gene encoding adenylosuccinate lyase translates to MIERYTRPEMARIWTEENKFKAWLEVEILSCEAWSELGVIPKEDVAVLREKASFNIDRIYEIEQETRHDVIAFTRAVSETLGPERKWVHYGLTSTDVVDTALGYLLRQANEILEKDIQNFIEILKEKAQQYKHTAMMGRTHGVHAEPTTFGLKMALWYEEMKRNLERFRYAADGVQYGKISGAVGTYANIDPFVEQYVCGKLGTKAAPISTQTLQRDRHAEYMATLALVATSLDKFATEIRALQKSEFREVEEPFAKGQKGSSAMPHKRNPIGCESISGLSRVIRGHMVSAYENVTLWHERDISHSSVERIILPDATQLLNYMLNRLGNIIKNLTVFPENMKRNMRSTYDVPFSGRVMTKLIDKGFSREQAYDTVQPRAMQAWEEQRSFREIVENASVITEVLSAEEIADCFDPSWHLKHVDTIFDRLGL